The nucleotide window AACACGGTGGCATTCGTCGATAACCAACAGTGAAAATTGGTTAGAGAATGAATCGAGGTTGCGAACCACAGATTGAACCGAAGCAAACACCACTTGTTGGTCTGTTTCTTTTCGCCCTAAACCCGCAGAGAAAATTGAGCCTTTTAGCCCATAACCTTCATACTTTTCATGGTTTTGTTCGACCAACTCTTTAACGTGAGCGAGTACCAGAACTCGACCTTTCGCAAGCCTTGCTAACTCTGCAATCACCAGGCTTTTTCCTGCGCCTGTTGGCAATACAAGAACAGCCGGTGTTTGGTGTTTTCTGAAGTAATGAATCACTGATTTTACTGAGTCAGCTTGGTACGGGCGGAGTGTATACATATCGTGTCTTGTAAAATGAAAAACAAATAGTGTGAAATAGCTCAACTAATTGAGCAAAGGTGACTATAATACCCGACTTAGATTAGTTGAGGTATTCATGCGTTTAGATAAATTTCTGTGCGATGCGTTAGGCGTCACTCGAAGAGAAGCAACACACTTATTAAAATCCAAGGCAGTGACAGTAAATGATGTCATTCAAAAAAGCGGTTCACTCAAGGTAACTGAAGAGTGCGTTGTGGAATGGCAAGGCAATGAACTGAATGTTCACGGCCCACGTTACATCATGCTTTATAAGCCAGAAGGCTTTGTTTGTTCGCATGAAGATGGCGCAAATCGTATCGCCTTTGAATTACTCGATGAAATCAAAATGGACAAGCTGCACTTTGCAGGTCGTTTAGATGTTGATACAACGGGTCTTGTCTTAATGACAGACGACGGTAAGTGGTCTCACCGTATCACATCGCCAAAGCACAAGTGCGAGAAGATGTACCGAGTGTGGTTGGTTGAACCTGTTGAAGACGATTACGTTGAAAAGTTCAAAGAGGGCATCCAGCTTAAGAGCGAAGACGGCCTAACACTTCCAGCACACCTTGAAGTACGTGCAGAGCGTGAAGTGTTGCTAACGATTCACGAAGGAAAATACCACCAAGTAAAACGCATGTTTGCAGCACTTGGTAACAAGGTCGAAGCACTGCACCGTGAACGTATTGGTGAAATCGAGATGGACGAGTCTTTAGAGTTGGGTGAATACCGTTACCTAACACAAGAAGAAGTAGACTCTATCTGGAAGTAATCTTTTCTACCGTAGATGTGGCCGACCAAGGATAGCGTCGGCTGATTATTTTGACTGGTACTAGGACAGTTTCAGCCATTATTACTATATGTTCATGTATGTGTGCGCATATTCGTGTATCACTGTGCGTATTCGTGTATTGCTATGTGTATATTCGTATATTGCTGCGTGCATGCTCGTGTTCACATAGAACTTAGTACTTAGTCGGAGAGTTATGCAAACGTCTACCTCACAGACCCCAAGCTCACAACCACAAACGCCTCAGTTAGGTTGGATGCTATTTTTGGTTTTGGGCGCTATTGGTGCTTTGACACCACTCGCCATCGATATGTACCTACCTGCAATGCCAACGATCGCCAAAGATCTTGGTGTGACAGCAGGGGAAGTACAAATCACACTTACCGCGTACACCGCAGGTTTCGCTTTAGGTCAGTTGTTACATGGTCCGTTAGCCGACAGTTATGGTCGCAAGCCAGTTCTACTGATTGGTGTGCTCTTCTTTGCGATAGCGTCTGTCGTGAGTGCAACCACTCATGGCATTGAAGCGTTAACGTTAGTTCGTACCGCTCAAGGTTTTGCAGGTGCGGCGGCGGCGGTCATTATCCAAGCGGTTGTGCGTGATATGTTCGACCGTGAAGATTTCGCAAGAACCATGTCGTTCGTTACCTTAGTGATGACGGTTGCGCCACTTATCGCGCCGATGATTGGCGGCTATTTGGCATTGTGGTTCGGCTGGCGTTCAATCTTTTGGGTGTTAGCTATTTTTGCAGTGATTGTGATTCTCGCGGTGATAATCAAAATCCCTGAAACTCTGCCTGTTGAAAATCGTCAACCATTACGCTTTAAAACCACGATTCGTAATTACGCTCGTTTATGTAAAAACTCGACCGCTATGGGCCTAATTTTCTCGGGTGCGTTCTCGTTCTCTGGGATGTTTGCATTCTTAACCGCAGGCTCTTTTGTCTACATTGATGTCTATGGAGTACGTCCTGACCTGTTTGGTTACCTGTTTGGTCTGAACATCGTTGCGATGATTCTGATGACGACAATTAATGGTCGAATTGTTAAGAAGGTTGGCTCTCATACCATGCTGAGAGCCGCGCTGGTCATTCAATTATTAGCTGGCGTCGGTTTACTGGTTGGTTGGTTATTGGATCTCGGGCTTTGGGGTATTGTGCCGTTTGTGATGCTATTTATTGGCACCATTTCTACTATCGGCAGTAACTCTATGGGTCTATTGCTCAGTGGTTATCCAAACATGGCCGGCACGGCTTCATCGCTTGCGGGAACATTAAGATTTGGTACTGGTTCTGTCGTTGGAGCTATCGTTGCGATGCTGCCAAGTGACAGTGCTGGGTCTATGGCTATGGTAATGGCTGCGTGTGCAGTAATGTCAGCATTACTATATTGGACATTAGGAAAGAAGGCATAATGTCAAAATACTATATTGAAATTCAGAAGTTAGTGAATGATGCGTTAGGCGAGCTTTACGCTCTGCACAAAGCAGGCAAAGCGATTGATGCGCCTATTGCGAACAACCTTTATTTAGTTCGTTGGGTAACGAAGGCGATTAAGGCTCAGTCTTATGATCGTGTGATTGTTCCTGATTTGGTGCGTTGGCAGAAGCAGGGCCGTTCAAAGGGCAATAACTCTGATTTAACTTTTACCTTTAAACGTATTTCTGCGTTTTACGGACGTTTTTTCCCTGAAGGCGAAGAGCCTAAAGCGCTAAAAGACAGTGATGTTGAAGCGTTCATGGACAAAATGTACGAGATGGGTTGGAGTGTATCAAGTGAAGACGAGCTAACGACTGGAGGCAAGATTCAATTCTTCACCGATGGTGAGCACTCTTTTGCTTTGTGTGGCAAACAGTGTGACGACTCTTTCGACGGTGAGCTGATGGTTAAGCCTATGAACTGGTTTGTTCGTGGTAACCACGCTGAGTTTATTCAAGCAGCGATGGAAGCGGGTTTCATGCTTCACAAAGTGACGGACTATAAGTCTGCGGTGAAGTATCACGGTGAATACATCGTGTACCCAGCTAACCAAGGCAACCAACTTGCAGAGATCCCAATTAGCGTTATTGGCTAGTAACGGATTCGGGATACGAGATGAGAGATATGAAGAGCGGAATTATCCGCTCTTTTTTTGCCTCTCATAGCGCGTGTCGCAAATTTGCTGTTAAGTCTTTTCGCATCTCGTTACTCGAATCCCGCATCTGCTTTTAATCCTTCATCTGCTCTTTAGCCTGCTTCTCAATCGCTTTAACCATGCCTTTAAAGATAAACAGGTGGGCTGGCATCATCGCAAACCAATACAGTAACCCTAGAAAGCCTTTTGGATGCCACCAAGCTGATATGTTCAGTTCACGTGAATCACCGTGGTCAGAGACAGTAATCTCGAGTCGCCCCAACCCCGGGCCTTTCATACCGAAAAGCAGAGATAAAAACTGGTTTTCTTCACAACGAATAACCTTCCAAGAGTCAATCTTGTCACCGACTTTTAGGGTCGGCCCTTCAGGCGTTTGTCGAACCGGTACACCACCGCCAAAGAGAAGATCTAACCATTCGCGTGTGCGCCATAGAGCATTAGCAAAGAAGTAACCTTGCTTCGGGCTTCCTATTTGCTGAGCGACTTGCCAAAGGGATTCTAAAGGTGCGCTTGAGGTGATACTTGCGCCTGTTTTCTTAGGATAATAGCCATAACCAGCTTGCCAGCGTTTGAAGGCGGTCTTATCAAAGCCCCAAACATTACTTTTCACGAAGTTTCCTTCAGCGTGGATCGCTTGCTCAACCATATTTTCGAACGAGATAAGCTTCTGAGGGTACTTTTCTCTAATGATGGTCGAACTGGCAATAAAGTCATGCTTTAAGCCCGCAAGAAGCGCTCTGCCTATGTTGGATGGAACAGAAGTCACAACACCTAGCCAATATGACGCAATTGAGGGCGTGAGGAGTGACGTCGCCCAAAGCCTGAGTGGGCGATCGGCTGTTTTGGCAATGTGAGCAAATTGATTTCGATAAGAGACAATGTCTGGCCCGCCAACTTCGAAGGTTTGGCTTTCGCTAGGCGTGTCCTGTGCGAGTTTTAGCAGATAGTGATTCAGGTTCTGCAAGGCAATAGGGTTGGCTTTAGAGTCGACCCATTTGGGCGCAATCATGATAGGTAAGTTGTACACGAAGTCTCGCATGATCTCGAACGCTGCAGAGCCTGGACCAATGATCACGCCTGCTTGCAGTTCAGTGACGGGGACTGATCCTTTGCGTAGCAGTTCTCCGGTTTTCTTTCTCGCTTGAAGGTGTTCTGAATCACCCGTTTGCGGCTGAAGCGAACTCAGGTAGATGACGTGTTGATTCTTTGGCCCAAGAGCTGAAACAAAGTTACGTGCCAAATTCAGTTCATAATCAATAAAGTCGTGGCCTTCTGCCATCCCATGAACTAAAAAGAAGACAAGATCAAAGTCGGGGACTAATGCTTGTGTTGCGGCTTGATCTGCAAGATCAAGATACTCTAGTGACAAGTTGTCATGAGGTTCGGTTCGTGCCTTTAAATAGTCGATATGCCTTGCTGCGGCAGTGACTTGATAGCCTTGCTCAAGCAG belongs to Vibrio splendidus and includes:
- a CDS encoding DUF2867 domain-containing protein, which produces MKKVLVLGASGYVGSQLLPLLLEQGYQVTAAARHIDYLKARTEPHDNLSLEYLDLADQAATQALVPDFDLVFFLVHGMAEGHDFIDYELNLARNFVSALGPKNQHVIYLSSLQPQTGDSEHLQARKKTGELLRKGSVPVTELQAGVIIGPGSAAFEIMRDFVYNLPIMIAPKWVDSKANPIALQNLNHYLLKLAQDTPSESQTFEVGGPDIVSYRNQFAHIAKTADRPLRLWATSLLTPSIASYWLGVVTSVPSNIGRALLAGLKHDFIASSTIIREKYPQKLISFENMVEQAIHAEGNFVKSNVWGFDKTAFKRWQAGYGYYPKKTGASITSSAPLESLWQVAQQIGSPKQGYFFANALWRTREWLDLLFGGGVPVRQTPEGPTLKVGDKIDSWKVIRCEENQFLSLLFGMKGPGLGRLEITVSDHGDSRELNISAWWHPKGFLGLLYWFAMMPAHLFIFKGMVKAIEKQAKEQMKD
- a CDS encoding Bcr/CflA family multidrug efflux MFS transporter, which produces MQTSTSQTPSSQPQTPQLGWMLFLVLGAIGALTPLAIDMYLPAMPTIAKDLGVTAGEVQITLTAYTAGFALGQLLHGPLADSYGRKPVLLIGVLFFAIASVVSATTHGIEALTLVRTAQGFAGAAAAVIIQAVVRDMFDREDFARTMSFVTLVMTVAPLIAPMIGGYLALWFGWRSIFWVLAIFAVIVILAVIIKIPETLPVENRQPLRFKTTIRNYARLCKNSTAMGLIFSGAFSFSGMFAFLTAGSFVYIDVYGVRPDLFGYLFGLNIVAMILMTTINGRIVKKVGSHTMLRAALVIQLLAGVGLLVGWLLDLGLWGIVPFVMLFIGTISTIGSNSMGLLLSGYPNMAGTASSLAGTLRFGTGSVVGAIVAMLPSDSAGSMAMVMAACAVMSALLYWTLGKKA
- a CDS encoding DUF2913 family protein, whose translation is MSKYYIEIQKLVNDALGELYALHKAGKAIDAPIANNLYLVRWVTKAIKAQSYDRVIVPDLVRWQKQGRSKGNNSDLTFTFKRISAFYGRFFPEGEEPKALKDSDVEAFMDKMYEMGWSVSSEDELTTGGKIQFFTDGEHSFALCGKQCDDSFDGELMVKPMNWFVRGNHAEFIQAAMEAGFMLHKVTDYKSAVKYHGEYIVYPANQGNQLAEIPISVIG
- the rsuA gene encoding 16S rRNA pseudouridine(516) synthase RsuA, which encodes MRLDKFLCDALGVTRREATHLLKSKAVTVNDVIQKSGSLKVTEECVVEWQGNELNVHGPRYIMLYKPEGFVCSHEDGANRIAFELLDEIKMDKLHFAGRLDVDTTGLVLMTDDGKWSHRITSPKHKCEKMYRVWLVEPVEDDYVEKFKEGIQLKSEDGLTLPAHLEVRAEREVLLTIHEGKYHQVKRMFAALGNKVEALHRERIGEIEMDESLELGEYRYLTQEEVDSIWK